Proteins co-encoded in one Papaver somniferum cultivar HN1 chromosome 5, ASM357369v1, whole genome shotgun sequence genomic window:
- the LOC113279149 gene encoding uncharacterized protein LOC113279149: MKEDIRWIIGNGEKISVWFDSWIEEGALIDRFEHHRYVNENKHLKVSDILSNGEWTINSELHQIFYNLQMPVIMGGEDTMVWTRNLKGEFLTAMAVDKMRHKEQPVHWSKKIWSQFLHPSIASNVWKLIQGIYVDDQIMMKNGYEVVSRCCICEAAQDSMEHLLWDCSFSTEIWRWICTIFKFNKSNYFEDIWKGATNCSPLIKHVWISASCNILKELWFQKNKRFFENIKPSMHRFKSRIMKLVNEGGLRITGTKWNQKYDLEIIDKFQLGSRLSIFQLIKTCYWFPPEQEYVIFCCDGASFGNPGSAGFGVVVRDSNCQVLGALSGGIGIASNYLAESYGIMCALELAVQWKMMNINCLRF, from the coding sequence ATGAAAGAAGATATCAGATGGATTATAGGGAATGGAGAAAAAATATCAGTCTGGTTTGATTCTTGGATTGAAGAGGGTGCCTTAATAGATAGATTTGAACATCATAGATATGTCAATGAAAATAAACACTTGAAAGTTTCAGACATCTTATCAAATGGTGAGTGGACCATCAATAGTGAACTTCATCAGATCTTTTACAATCTTCAAATGCCTGTTATAATGGGGGGAGAGGATACTATGGTTTGGACAAGAAATTTAAAAGGAGAATTCTTGACTGCTATGGCAGTTGATAAAATGAGACATAAAGAACAACCAGTTCATTGGTCCAAGAAGATATGGTCTCAGTTTCTACATCCTTCAATAGCTAGTAATGTTTGGAAACTCATTCAGGGGATATATGTGGATGATCAGATAATGATGAAGAATGGATATGAAGTTGTGTCAAGATGCTGCATTTGTGAAGCTGCACAGGACAGTATGGAACACTTGCTATGGGATTGCAGTTTTAGCACAGAGATTTGGAGGTGGATTTGCACCATATTTAAGTTCAACAAGTCAAATTATTTTGAAGACATATGGAAGGGAGCCACTAATTGTAGTCCTCTGATTAAACATGTATGGATAAGTGCTTCCTGCAATATTCTAAAGGAACTgtggtttcaaaaaaataaaagattctttgagaatattaaacCCAGTATGCACAGGTTCAAAAGTAGAATAATGAAGCTAGTAAATGAAGGGGGATTAAGAATAACTGGCACTAAATGGAATCAAAAATATGATTTAGAGATTATTGATAAGTTTCAGTTAGGATCAAGATTGTCCATATTTCAGCTTATTAAAACATGTTATTGGTTCCCTCCTGAACAAGAATATGTAATATTCTGCTGTGATGGAGCTTCATTTGGTAACCCTGGGTCAGCAGGCTTTGGAGTTGTAGTTAGAGATTCAAACTGTCAAGTGTTAGGTGCTCTCTCTGGTGGCATTGGAATTGCTTCAAATTATCTAGCAGAATCTTATGGGATCATGTGTGCATTGGAACTGGCTGTGCAATGGAAAATGATGAATATTAATTGTCTCAGATTCTAA
- the LOC113281833 gene encoding cytochrome P450 78A5-like produces MSTAYNPFIFFFSPETCASLELCLFALMAIAVFGFWLTPGGLAWALSKAKKQHQAKTAIPGPSGLPIVGLLFVFTGSLTHRLLAKLSQSFKAVPLMAFSVGFTRFIISSHPDTAKEILSSSAFADRPIKESAYELLFHRAIGFAPYGVYWRNLRRISATHLFCPKRIASFGAFRSQIGTKMIRDIKGLMGVKGEVVIKKVLHFGSLNNVMMSVFGKSYDFENGSADDQGDVSHELEALVSEGYELLGIFNWSDHFPLLGLLDLQGVRKRCRNLVSKVNIFVGKIIDEHRSKRVDGVLNNGSVGDFVDVLLDLEKDDGLSDSDMVAVLWEMIFRGTDTVAILLEWILARMVLHPDIQSKAQAEIDAVVGASRSVSDSDLPHLPYVQAIIKETLRMHPPGPLLSWARLAIHDVHIGKNFIPAGTTAMVNMWAITHDEKIWSEPNEFKPQRFVDEDVSIMGSDLRLAPFGSGRRVCPGKAMGIATVQLWLAQLLQSFKWVPSDNGTVDLSECLKLSLEMKKPLICKAVSRG; encoded by the exons ATGTCAACAGCATACAAccctttcatcttctttttctcccCTGAAACTTGTGCAAGTCTGGAACTATGTCTCTTTGCTCTAATGGCTATTGCTGTGTTTGGGTTTTGGCTAACACCAGGAGGGTTAGCTTGGGCTTTATCAAAAGCTAAGAAGCAACATCAAGCAAAAACAGCCATTCCTGGTCCTTCTGGTTTACCCATTGTgggtttgctttttgttttcacTGGTTCTTTAACTCACCGTTTACTAGCTAAGCTGTCTCAGAGCTTCAAAGCTGTACCGTTAATGGCTTTCTCAGTTGGGTTTACTCGTTTCATAATATCTAGTCATCCTGATACAGCTAAAGAGATTCTCAGTAGTTCTGCTTTTGCTGATCGTCCTATTAAAGAATCTGCATATGAACTTCTTTTCCATAGAGCAATAGGGTTTGCTCCATATGGTGTTTACTGGAGAAACTTGAGAAGAATTTCAGCAACTCACTTGTTTTGTCCGAAGAGAATCGCTAGTTTTGGTGCTTTTCGAAGCCAAATCGGTACTAAAATGATTAGGGACATCAAGGGTTTAATGGGTGTAAAAGGAGAGGTTGTGATAAAGAAAGTGTTGCATTTTGGGTCTTTGAACAATGTCATGATGAGCGTTTTTGGCAAAAGTTATGATTTTGAAAATGGAAGTGCTGATGATCAAGGAGATGTGTCTCATGAACTTGAAGCGTTGGTTAGTGAAGGATATGAACTACTTGGAATCTTCAACTGGAGTGACCATTTCCCACTTCTTGGACTGTTAGATTTACAAGGTGTGAGAAAAAGATGCAGAAATTTGGTTTCCAAGGTTAATATATTTGTGGGGAAGATTATTGATGAACATAGAAGCAAAAGGGTTGATGGTGTTTTGAACAATGGAAGTGTTGGTGACTTTGTTGATGTGTTACTTGATTTAGAGAAAGATGATGGTCTTAGTGACTCTGACATGGTTGCTGTTCTCTGG GAAATGATCTTTAGAGGGACTGACACAGTAGCAATTCTACTTGAGTGGATTCTAGCAAGAATGGTTCTACACCCTGACATTCAATCCAAGGCACAAGCTGAGATAGACGCTGTGGTCGGAGCTTCCAGGTCTGTTTCGGACTCTGACCTTCCCCACCTTCCATATGTTCAAGCAATCATAAAGGAAACACTGAGAATGCATCCACCAGGTCCTCTTCTTTCATGGGCTCGTCTCGCTATCCACGATGTTCATATCGGTAAGAACTTCATCCCAGCTGGAACTACTGCAATGGTTAACATGTGGGCAATAACTCATGATGAGAAAATATGGTCAGAGCCAAATGAATTCAAACCACAAAGATTTGTGGATGAAGATGTGAGTATTATGGGTTCAGACTTGAGGTTAGCACCATTTGGGTCTGGTAGAAGGGTCTGTCCTGGAAAAGCTATGGGAATTGCTACTGTACAACTTTGGCTTGCCCAATTACTTCAAAGCTTCAAATGGGTTCCTTCTGATAATGGTACTGTTGATTTGTCCGAGTGCCTTAAATTGTCTCTTGAAATGAAGAAGCCCTTAATCTGTAAGGCTGTTTCTAGGGGTTAG